CCAATGGCAATAAATCTTTGTTCACCATAATTAAATCGATTATCTTCTATTGTAACCGTGTCATAATCAAATATTTTTCGAGCATCGATAAAATCTATACCGTGCTTAGTAATATTTGTTTGACGTTTATTCTCATCCCATTCAAATTTCATCTTTAATTATATTTATTTTTCATGTAGGGTGGGCATTGCCCACCAAAACTTCTAAGCACTAAAATACTTAGCTACAGGATGATAACAAACGATCGCACTTGTGGACTGTTCGGGGTATATTTGTTCTGACTCATCCATATACATACCAATGCGTTTAGCGTCTAGTAAATCTAATTGTACATACTGATCTTGCATATTCGGACAGGCAGGATAACCAAAACTATACCGTGAACCTTGATAATGTTGCTTAAAGATTTCTTTGATATTGTCAGGCTCTAAATGTCCAAAACCTAACTCACGGCGAATCCTTGCATGACACCATTCCGCCATCGCTTCCGCCGTTTGTACTGCCATACCATGATAATAGAGGTAATTGGTATATTCATCATTGGCAAACAGTTTTTGAGCGTATTCTGTGGCAATTTCTCCCACTGTCACCGCTTGGAGAGGGAAAACATCGATTATGCCTGAGTCTTTAGAGGCGAAAAAGTCCGCAATACATAGTCTTTTACCAGACTTTTGACGGGGAAATTCAAACTTGGCAATTTCTTCCTTCGCTTCTGGATTTTCCGGGTTATAAATATATAAAGTATTCCCCTCCGATTGACAAGGAAAATAACCATAAACTAGAGTAGGATGTAATAAAT
This is a stretch of genomic DNA from Cyanobacterium aponinum PCC 10605. It encodes these proteins:
- a CDS encoding BrnT family toxin; protein product: MKFEWDENKRQTNITKHGIDFIDARKIFDYDTVTIEDNRFNYGEQRFIAIGLLNGKIIVVVYTEISNKIRIISARKATKNEQQIYFNEIYD